A single Candidatus Desulfarcum epimagneticum DNA region contains:
- the pcm gene encoding Protein-L-isoaspartate O-methyltransferase, with the protein MPKEKKLFKRLREEMVATQIEARGITDKRTLDAMRRVPRHLFVSEALENRAYGDHPLPIRERQTISQPFIVAEMTQALAPGPDDRVLEVGTGSGYQAAVLAELAFRVYTIERIHSLFTESRRRFDRLGCHNIVSRYSDGAEGWPDESPFDAIIVTAGAPDIPDPLVRQLAEGGRMVIPVGGRTTQELVKIEKLGDEIRKTRMGGCRFVPLIGGHGWAV; encoded by the coding sequence ATGCCCAAGGAGAAAAAACTGTTTAAACGCCTGCGCGAAGAGATGGTGGCGACCCAGATTGAGGCCCGGGGAATTACGGACAAAAGGACCCTGGACGCCATGCGCCGGGTTCCCAGGCATCTTTTTGTCAGCGAGGCCCTGGAAAACCGGGCCTACGGGGACCACCCCCTTCCCATTCGCGAGCGGCAGACCATCTCACAGCCCTTTATCGTGGCGGAAATGACCCAGGCGCTGGCCCCGGGCCCCGACGACCGGGTTCTGGAGGTGGGGACCGGGTCGGGATACCAGGCCGCTGTTCTGGCCGAGCTGGCCTTTCGGGTGTACACCATTGAAAGGATTCACTCCCTTTTCACGGAGTCCCGCCGGCGCTTTGACCGGCTGGGCTGTCACAACATCGTGTCGCGATACTCGGACGGCGCCGAAGGGTGGCCGGATGAAAGCCCCTTTGACGCCATCATCGTGACCGCCGGGGCGCCGGACATTCCCGATCCCCTGGTCCGCCAGCTGGCCGAAGGCGGGCGCATGGTGATTCCCGTGGGCGGCCGGACGACCCAGGAGCTTGTGAAAATCGAAAAACTCGGGGATGAAATCCGAAAAACCCGGATGGGGGGATGCCGTTTCGTTCCGCTCATCGGCGGGCATGGCTGGGCCGTTTGA
- a CDS encoding Potassium channel protein: MERSSHFILCNLLLAIIVSAGSAGYMIIEGWGLLDSIYMTVISLATVGYGEVHELSRAGRVYTLLLIISGMGFFIYVAGVAVQIMVEGRIRKILGRRKLSKKIGKLKDHYIICGYGRIGKVIYERISHRQGRKNLDLVVMERDEDLIAELEAQGILYVPGDASEEENLIKAGIDRARGLIASLATDTDNVFLTLTARQLNSSVSIISRAGDHRAKSKLLAAGADFVDSPYETGGFRMAQRALNPNLTNFLDLVFEWTRHDIQMEEMVATESSKITGLKLKESGIRVNFNVIVIAMQREDGTMIFNPSSENRIMPGDTVIVMGKTNDLEKMAEILNPGGEKTGGTP; encoded by the coding sequence ATGGAACGATCCTCTCATTTTATTTTATGCAACCTGCTTCTGGCCATCATTGTGTCGGCGGGCTCCGCCGGGTACATGATCATAGAGGGCTGGGGCCTTCTGGACTCAATTTACATGACCGTCATCAGCCTGGCCACGGTGGGATACGGCGAGGTTCACGAACTGAGCCGGGCCGGCCGGGTGTACACCCTTCTGCTTATCATCTCGGGCATGGGATTTTTTATTTATGTGGCCGGGGTCGCGGTTCAGATCATGGTGGAGGGGCGAATCCGGAAAATATTGGGGAGACGAAAATTGAGCAAAAAGATCGGAAAACTCAAAGACCATTATATCATATGCGGCTACGGCAGGATCGGAAAGGTCATTTATGAGCGAATCAGCCACCGCCAGGGTCGAAAAAACCTGGACCTCGTGGTCATGGAAAGAGATGAAGACCTCATCGCCGAGCTGGAGGCGCAGGGCATTTTGTATGTCCCGGGGGACGCCTCCGAGGAGGAAAACCTCATCAAAGCCGGCATCGACAGGGCCCGGGGGCTCATCGCCTCCCTGGCCACGGACACGGACAACGTGTTTCTGACGCTCACGGCCCGTCAGCTCAATTCCAGCGTGTCCATCATCTCCCGGGCCGGGGACCACCGGGCCAAATCCAAACTTCTGGCGGCGGGCGCCGACTTTGTGGATTCGCCCTACGAAACCGGCGGATTCCGAATGGCCCAAAGGGCGCTCAACCCCAACCTGACCAATTTTTTAGACCTGGTGTTTGAATGGACGCGCCACGACATCCAGATGGAGGAGATGGTCGCCACGGAATCCTCCAAAATCACCGGTCTCAAACTCAAGGAATCGGGGATTCGGGTGAATTTCAACGTCATCGTCATCGCCATGCAGCGCGAAGACGGGACCATGATCTTCAACCCTTCCTCGGAAAACCGCATCATGCCCGGCGACACGGTGATCGTAATGGGCAAAACCAACGATCTGGAAAAAATGGCCGAAATCCTGAACCCGGGCGGAGAAAAGACAGGGGGAACCCCATGA
- a CDS encoding conserved exported hypothetical protein (Evidence 4 : Unknown function but conserved in other organisms), which produces MRPRLQTLAAAWAALALLASCAADLETRRIRADAIRKVGEAHMASRDYTSALGEFLKAKDLFPEDPALLNNLGLAYMAKNRLEAAEASFKNALALKPDYAEAWNNLGSAYLAMKKWDAAIAAIGRVTDNLLYATPHYSLANLGWAHYNKKNYAQAVMHYQKALKLAPGFEMALRDLGRTYMAMGKIPQAAAALSKGVRAAPRNAEMAFYLAKALAASGDDEGAARQFDRALRLWPGCPCAPEAQREISRIGKKIR; this is translated from the coding sequence ATGAGGCCCCGGCTCCAAACCCTCGCCGCGGCCTGGGCGGCCCTGGCTCTCCTGGCCTCATGCGCCGCCGATCTGGAAACGCGCCGAATCCGGGCCGACGCCATACGCAAGGTGGGCGAGGCGCACATGGCGTCCCGGGATTACACGTCGGCGCTGGGGGAGTTTTTAAAAGCCAAAGACCTTTTCCCCGAAGACCCCGCCCTTTTGAACAACCTGGGCCTTGCGTACATGGCCAAAAACCGCCTGGAGGCGGCCGAGGCGAGCTTTAAAAACGCCCTGGCCCTCAAACCGGACTACGCCGAGGCGTGGAACAACCTGGGCTCGGCCTACCTGGCCATGAAAAAATGGGACGCCGCCATCGCCGCCATCGGGCGCGTCACAGACAACCTGCTTTACGCCACCCCCCATTATTCCCTGGCCAATCTCGGCTGGGCGCACTACAACAAAAAGAATTACGCCCAGGCCGTCATGCACTACCAAAAGGCCCTGAAGCTGGCGCCTGGATTTGAAATGGCCCTGCGGGATCTGGGCAGGACCTATATGGCCATGGGAAAAATCCCCCAGGCTGCGGCCGCCCTTTCAAAGGGCGTCCGGGCCGCCCCCCGAAACGCCGAAATGGCATTCTACCTGGCAAAAGCCCTGGCCGCCTCCGGGGACGATGAGGGCGCGGCCCGGCAGTTCGACCGGGCGCTTCGCCTCTGGCCGGGATGCCCCTGCGCCCCGGAGGCCCAGAGGGAGATTTCGAGAATCGGAAAAAAGATTCGGTGA
- a CDS encoding DNA polymerase III subunit alpha codes for MNNKSEMKYFKDDDILHFVVSDEKEAGSIEITPNITAEINGDGELIGIEILNASSFVRDYIMEMAQAKILGLAERQFAKGVTA; via the coding sequence ATGAATAACAAATCAGAGATGAAATATTTCAAAGATGATGACATTCTGCACTTTGTCGTTTCCGATGAAAAGGAGGCGGGGAGTATCGAAATAACTCCGAACATCACTGCAGAGATAAACGGGGACGGCGAACTGATCGGAATAGAAATTCTGAATGCCAGCTCCTTTGTCCGGGATTATATAATGGAAATGGCTCAGGCAAAGATACTTGGCTTGGCAGAGAGGCAGTTTGCAAAAGGTGTGACTGCTTAG
- a CDS encoding conserved hypothetical protein (Evidence 4 : Unknown function but conserved in other organisms): protein MKTFNVIIEKDTENFYIATVPELKGCHTQAKSLDVLMERVREAIELCLEVHGAPIDTEFVGVQRIAVTA, encoded by the coding sequence ATGAAAACATTTAACGTCATTATAGAAAAAGACACGGAAAATTTTTATATCGCCACAGTCCCGGAGTTAAAGGGATGCCATACCCAGGCCAAATCCCTGGACGTATTGATGGAGCGCGTCAGGGAAGCCATTGAATTGTGCCTTGAAGTCCACGGCGCTCCAATTGACACAGAATTTGTGGGGGTTCAAAGAATCGCGGTGACAGCATGA
- a CDS encoding conserved hypothetical protein (Evidence 4 : Unknown function but conserved in other organisms) gives MPRTARMLNKGEKTVYHVISRTALDGFPFQDVEKEALVKIIKKFSYIYFSDIMGFCVMDNHFHLLVKMRPDHDFTDEQIRERFVNLYGREREFGEADIERFREKWSNLSEFMKEIKQTFSRFYNRLHHRKGTLWAERFKSVIVENGNTLINCLAYIDLNPVRAGIVDRPEAYRWSSLGYHIQSGNEGAFLSTDFGLVEFNVMSEAERIRRYRRYVYEAGALRPSGKDFAGSIDPGVVEKERNAGFNLTRTRRFAYRTRYFTDSGIIGSKAFVMTHYQRFKDRFESKREKKPKSIQGLDGIYSLKRLSESV, from the coding sequence ATGCCAAGAACAGCCAGAATGCTCAACAAGGGCGAAAAAACCGTTTACCATGTCATTTCCCGAACCGCCTTGGACGGTTTCCCCTTTCAGGACGTGGAAAAAGAGGCCCTTGTCAAAATCATCAAAAAATTCAGTTACATCTATTTTTCCGACATCATGGGCTTTTGCGTCATGGACAACCATTTCCACCTGCTGGTGAAAATGCGCCCGGATCATGATTTCACGGACGAACAAATCCGGGAGCGGTTTGTGAACCTCTACGGAAGAGAACGGGAATTCGGGGAAGCCGACATTGAGCGTTTCCGGGAGAAATGGTCCAATCTGTCGGAATTCATGAAAGAAATCAAGCAGACCTTCTCACGGTTTTATAACAGACTCCATCACCGAAAAGGAACGCTGTGGGCCGAGCGTTTCAAAAGCGTGATCGTGGAGAATGGAAACACTTTAATCAACTGTCTGGCCTATATTGACTTAAACCCTGTCCGGGCCGGAATCGTGGATCGTCCGGAGGCGTATCGCTGGAGTTCCCTGGGATATCACATTCAATCCGGAAATGAGGGCGCTTTTTTGTCCACTGACTTCGGCCTGGTGGAATTCAACGTCATGAGCGAAGCCGAAAGAATAAGGCGATACCGGCGATATGTGTATGAAGCCGGGGCGTTGAGACCCTCGGGAAAGGACTTTGCGGGAAGCATTGATCCGGGTGTTGTGGAAAAGGAAAGAAACGCCGGATTTAACCTGACCCGGACCCGAAGATTCGCATACAGAACCCGCTATTTCACCGATTCTGGAATCATCGGCTCCAAAGCGTTTGTCATGACGCATTACCAGAGGTTTAAAGATCGTTTTGAGTCCAAACGCGAAAAGAAGCCCAAATCTATCCAAGGGCTTGATGGAATTTATTCTCTGAAACGATTGTCTGAATCTGTATAG
- a CDS encoding TrkA-N domain protein (fragment), protein MSIISRAGDHRAKSKLLAAGADFVDSPYETGGRRMAQRALNPNLTNFLDLVFEWKRHDIEMEEITATESSKITGLKLKESGVRVNFNVIVIAMQREDGTMIFNPSSENRIMPGDTVIVMGKTKDLEKMAEVLNPEGEKTGGRP, encoded by the coding sequence GTGTCCATCATTTCCCGGGCCGGGGACCACCGGGCCAAGTCCAAACTTCTGGCGGCGGGCGCCGACTTTGTGGATTCGCCCTACGAAACCGGCGGGCGCCGAATGGCCCAAAGGGCGCTCAACCCCAACCTGACCAACTTTTTAGACCTGGTGTTTGAATGGAAGCGCCACGACATCGAGATGGAGGAGATCACCGCCACGGAATCCTCCAAAATCACCGGCCTCAAACTCAAGGAATCGGGGGTTCGGGTGAATTTCAACGTCATCGTCATCGCCATGCAGCGCGAAGACGGGACCATGATTTTTAACCCATCCTCGGAAAACCGCATCATGCCCGGCGACACGGTGATCGTGATGGGCAAGACCAAAGATCTGGAGAAAATGGCCGAAGTTCTCAACCCGGAGGGCGAAAAGACGGGGGGGCGCCCATGA
- a CDS encoding conserved exported hypothetical protein (Evidence 4 : Unknown function but conserved in other organisms) — translation MRPRVRILVAAWAALALLASCAADLETRRIRADAIRKVGEAHMASRDYTSALGEFLKAKDLFPEDPALLNNLGLAYMAKNRLEAAEASFKNALALKPNYAEAWNNLGSAYLAMKKWDAAIAAIGRVTDNLLYATPHYSLANLGWAHYNKKNYAQAVIHYQKALKLAPGFEMALRDLGRTYMAMGKIPQAAATLSKGVRVAPRNAEMAFYLAKALAASGDDEGAARQFDRALRLWPGCPCAPEAQREISRIEKKIR, via the coding sequence ATGAGGCCCCGGGTCCGAATCCTCGTCGCGGCCTGGGCGGCCCTGGCTCTCCTGGCCTCATGCGCCGCCGATCTGGAAACGCGCCGAATCCGGGCCGACGCCATACGCAAGGTGGGCGAGGCGCACATGGCGTCCCGGGATTACACGTCGGCGCTGGGGGAATTTTTAAAGGCCAAAGACCTTTTCCCCGAAGACCCCGCCCTTTTGAACAACCTGGGCCTTGCGTACATGGCCAAAAACCGCCTGGAGGCGGCCGAGGCGAGCTTTAAAAACGCCCTGGCCCTCAAACCGAACTACGCCGAGGCGTGGAACAACCTGGGCTCGGCCTACCTGGCCATGAAAAAATGGGACGCCGCCATCGCCGCCATCGGGCGCGTCACCGACAACCTGCTTTACGCCACCCCCCATTATTCCCTGGCCAATCTCGGCTGGGCGCACTACAACAAAAAGAATTACGCCCAGGCCGTCATTCACTACCAAAAGGCCCTGAAGCTGGCGCCTGGATTCGAAATGGCCCTGCGGGATCTGGGCCGGACCTATATGGCCATGGGAAAAATCCCCCAGGCCGCGGCCACGCTTTCAAAGGGCGTCCGGGTCGCCCCCCGAAACGCCGAAATGGCATTCTACCTGGCAAAAGCCCTGGCCGCCTCAGGGGACGATGAGGGCGCGGCCCGGCAGTTCGACCGGGCGCTTCGCCTCTGGCCGGGATGCCCCTGCGCCCCGGAGGCCCAAAGGGAAATTTCGAGAATCGAAAAAAAGATTCGGTGA
- a CDS encoding hypothetical protein (Evidence 5 : Unknown function), whose amino-acid sequence MPLRPGGPKGNFENRKKDSVIFSVTVLRGKMSCRTGGYDERLIMIPYEVCGDRIRAVTVHAVTRQQINFRIKTRRLSNE is encoded by the coding sequence ATGCCCCTGCGCCCCGGAGGCCCAAAGGGAAATTTCGAGAATCGAAAAAAAGATTCGGTGATATTTTCTGTGACGGTTCTCAGGGGGAAAATGTCATGCAGGACCGGGGGGTATGACGAGCGTCTGATAATGATTCCCTACGAGGTATGCGGAGATAGGATAAGAGCAGTCACAGTCCATGCCGTGACACGACAGCAGATTAATTTCCGAATAAAAACAAGGCGGCTTTCAAATGAATAA
- a CDS encoding hypothetical protein (Evidence 5 : Unknown function): MRQGFQRIATASDHLTGKLEEFSILDGMGIVGPDCHHPVIAHDNHIVVTHGHYHSISEFLRAWEEIGNSRHVSDIEWDLWDHEIVGVVRLATG; this comes from the coding sequence TTGCGACAGGGATTTCAGCGTATTGCCACCGCGAGTGATCACCTCACAGGCAAGCTCGAAGAATTCAGCATTCTGGATGGCATGGGCATAGTCGGTCCCGACTGTCACCATCCCGTGATTGCTCATGATAACCATATCGTGGTCACGCATGGCCATTATCACAGCATCAGCGAGTTCCTTCGAGCCTGGGAGGAGATAGGGAACTCTCGCCACGTGTCCGATATAGAATGGGATCTCTGGGATCACGAAATAGTCGGTGTCGTCCGCCTCGCAACAGGCTAA